The sequence CGGCGTTTCGGCCTCCGCGCCTGCCTTTGCGGCCCATGATGCCAAGACCGCCCATTGCTATGGCGTCAATAGCTGCAAGGGCACGTCCGACTGCAAGACCGCCAAGAACGACTGCAAGGGCATGAACAGCTGCAAGGGTCAGGGTTTCAAGGAAATGTCGGCTGAAAAATGCACCGCCGCCGGCGGCAGCCTGACCGCGCCTGCGGCGCAATAATATCGGCCTTCGCGCTCGCCCCATCATGGCCTGCGCGCTACCGAGGCCCGGCTTCGCCCGGCCGGGCCTCTCCTTTTCCGGAGCGTTTCGATGACCGCCACTCCCATCGCCCCCTTTGCCGGCTTCGGCCTGGGCCTGCGCACGCCGCACTATCAGGATTTCCTGACGAGCGCGGTGCCGGTCGATTTCGTAGAGGTCATATCCGAAAATTTCATGGTCGATGGCGGGCGTCCCCGCCATATCCTCGATCAGATCCGCGAACGGCATCCGGTGGCCTTGCATGGCGTGTCGATGTCGATCGGATCGGCCGACGGGCTGGATCGCGCTTATCTGGTTCGCTTGAAAACACTGGTCGACCATCTCGATCCTCTGTTCGTGTCCGATCATCTGTGCTGGACCCGCATAGAGGGTTTCAACGCGCACGACCTGCTGCCGCTCCCCTACACCGACGAAGCGCTGGATCTGGTCTGCGCCAATATCCTCCA is a genomic window of Sphingomonas bisphenolicum containing:
- the bufA2 gene encoding BufA2 family periplasmic bufferin-type metallophore → MTSIKTGVSIATTAALLAIAGVSASAPAFAAHDAKTAHCYGVNSCKGTSDCKTAKNDCKGMNSCKGQGFKEMSAEKCTAAGGSLTAPAAQ